In one Bradyrhizobium cosmicum genomic region, the following are encoded:
- a CDS encoding lipopolysaccharide biosynthesis protein gives MVRLLAGSIGSLATGVVAQAIAFILLARSLGAAQFGELTTISAVTALANTWCGFGPGEALRRIVSRDPARYAEALGHTLLVILVTGTVLTVVVVPCMFFAPGIHSGSRGAWLQVLLLLVPVNVAFPSFFSLVENIFLARGDFKTANLINGGTGVVRALAAVAACGLFGVTSLDNWAVWWAAVHVAIGVVCVALIWRFGRPQLCVLRRELWLGGSLAFSSFLIMLRHSVDVLVLSAVTSPEFVGVYGAGRRLIGAALVVPGSFDRVIYGKLAVAGRDGPQSSLALATKYLPYSVGISAVTSVGLFLIAPYMPYVFGQAFVASSDVVRILAWTVIPTAIQFLAFDALNAAEHHKMSTVVSGVANAVGALMVVLLGTSNGTSGIYAALYFSDILRGGGLWLALNLSARRQRHVGAY, from the coding sequence ATGGTCAGGCTCCTCGCGGGATCAATCGGAAGTCTGGCTACTGGTGTTGTTGCGCAGGCGATCGCTTTTATCCTTCTTGCCCGCTCCCTGGGCGCGGCGCAGTTTGGCGAACTGACGACGATCAGCGCTGTGACGGCGCTTGCAAACACCTGGTGCGGATTTGGGCCGGGAGAGGCGCTACGCCGGATCGTGAGCCGCGACCCTGCGCGATATGCCGAGGCGCTTGGTCATACGCTCCTCGTCATCCTTGTCACGGGTACCGTACTGACGGTCGTGGTCGTTCCCTGCATGTTTTTTGCGCCGGGAATTCACAGTGGCAGCCGGGGTGCCTGGCTTCAGGTTCTGCTTCTTCTGGTGCCGGTCAATGTTGCATTCCCCTCCTTCTTCAGCCTGGTCGAAAACATCTTTCTGGCCCGCGGGGATTTTAAAACGGCCAACTTGATCAACGGCGGAACCGGTGTGGTTCGCGCCCTGGCTGCGGTCGCGGCGTGTGGTCTCTTTGGGGTGACTTCATTGGACAACTGGGCCGTGTGGTGGGCGGCGGTCCACGTCGCCATCGGCGTTGTCTGCGTTGCCCTGATCTGGCGTTTTGGGCGCCCCCAATTGTGCGTGCTCCGCCGAGAGTTGTGGTTAGGCGGAAGCCTTGCGTTTTCGAGCTTCCTCATCATGCTTCGGCACAGCGTGGACGTTCTCGTGCTGAGTGCTGTCACCTCGCCCGAATTCGTTGGCGTCTATGGTGCGGGCCGGAGATTGATAGGTGCCGCACTCGTCGTGCCGGGCTCTTTTGATCGTGTCATTTACGGGAAACTCGCCGTTGCTGGCCGAGATGGGCCTCAGTCCAGCCTTGCGCTCGCAACGAAATACCTTCCCTACTCGGTCGGCATCAGTGCGGTGACAAGCGTCGGCCTGTTCCTGATCGCACCTTACATGCCATACGTGTTCGGCCAAGCTTTTGTCGCGTCATCGGACGTCGTCAGAATCCTCGCGTGGACGGTGATCCCGACCGCCATCCAATTCCTAGCGTTCGACGCGCTCAATGCCGCGGAGCACCATAAGATGTCGACGGTCGTAAGCGGTGTCGCAAATGCCGTTGGCGCCTTGATGGTGGTTTTGCTGGGCACTAGCAACGGCACGTCCGGAATCTACGCAG
- a CDS encoding alpha/beta fold hydrolase — MPVLSPMQGGLGSSGASVRADEDIFAFPVSPAQKRIWLQNEERPGNSAYNASFRWSLEGHLDPSALQRCFNEIVARHEVLRATFAWIDGDVRQLISPTLRLLIPVTDLRNRPASGKDAEIERMCAAEATRPFNIEKGPLIRVALLRVGEVRYVLMLTLHHIICDGWSISVILRELKELYTARAECRAAELPALPIQFPDYVIWSAERAEEAWDREIGYWKRKLRGYRPVRLAPTVHHRGGATTNGAIVSRLLPKDMTNALKSFNEKYGGTMFSTAFAACAAILHRHTGATNIAMWTPLAGRSLTELENLVGLFVNQIALRLDLSGDPGFDQLAAHARDEVWDALGHQVVPFESVIAELPEDDRPRNGQFCSVNFVCQRAFGGAVNSEFDFAGVRVSPIPSKSPGALYDLNFFLVERAEGWRLSLEYDTDLYTEATANLLVEGMVQILQAVAVDSSLKLSTLTAVHPADSEPSTAPGHEGVVVSLAEPEESALADDSCELPASVSQLRFWNLSRLRPDSAAFNMPASVRIAGPLSIDLLQKSLTSLVERHEGLRTTFREAEGELKQIISSRTDCELHFSDLSEMSQQADFEVGDLLREEAQEPFDLERGPLARALLLRLGPEDHVLAITVHHIISDGWSQSILQREIWVTYEALVTGRQPVLAPIPIQYADFAVWQRDWLNSEEANGHLSYWMKSLTGPLPVLDFPTDHPPGQRQQVRGAIERLCLPADLTEQLKDRSRAANVTMYMLTLAAFAVLLERYTGQQDLTIGSPSANRSTQTENVIGPFSGPIAIRLNLGGQEKLSDALRHASQLIMDALDHATFPFESIMAKLKMRSVRGRNPLFQFYFLYQSAFLQRREAGGLAITPIPTTSVGNPFELQLAIIEREGSVWLNLEYDRGLFEATSIRNILSFYQSILEEIAKNPGKRIVDLTPPLVPRPSMSVETTSSGRTDYLAPRNPCEAKLAAIWERLFDLPKVGVSDDFFDLGGHSLLAASLIGEIKKEFGVKIDLSKLLVDRTIEQIAAAIAGEDEGPRSSLIPLRASGTRAPLFCVHGGGGHVLGYEELAKALPHDQPVYGLASPELDGAQKAMTIDELARFYNSEIRRLQAKGPYRICGYSFGGVVAFEMAKQLIEEGEEVPILVMLDTGNRGYYRHLPFKEWCRFWSVRCVDRVRRYYRRIADHRVDVALSSAFFFVRKNLHLRLWTLTRRFARLANRPMPVQLRDNQTMFKALARSYEPAPIPARIVLFRVDERDPEYSLNESLGWELVALKGVSVNYVAGDHLSFMHEPHVSKVAERLEEYLG, encoded by the coding sequence ATGCCCGTTTTGAGTCCCATGCAAGGAGGACTTGGCAGTTCAGGCGCCTCTGTCAGAGCGGATGAGGACATCTTCGCGTTTCCGGTCTCGCCTGCGCAGAAGCGAATCTGGCTTCAAAACGAAGAGCGGCCCGGGAATTCGGCCTATAACGCTTCATTTCGCTGGAGTCTGGAAGGTCATTTGGATCCTTCGGCGTTGCAGCGATGTTTCAACGAGATTGTGGCTCGGCACGAGGTCCTCAGAGCCACCTTCGCCTGGATTGACGGTGATGTCCGTCAATTGATTTCCCCTACGTTGAGGTTGCTCATCCCGGTTACCGATCTCCGGAATCGACCGGCGTCAGGAAAAGACGCCGAGATCGAGCGGATGTGTGCGGCCGAAGCGACCCGGCCATTCAATATCGAAAAGGGGCCGTTGATCCGCGTTGCCCTGCTCCGCGTCGGTGAGGTTCGGTATGTGCTGATGCTGACACTCCATCACATCATTTGCGATGGTTGGTCGATCAGCGTCATCCTGCGCGAGCTGAAGGAGCTCTATACCGCTCGCGCCGAGTGCAGGGCGGCCGAGCTGCCTGCGCTTCCCATTCAATTTCCGGATTATGTGATCTGGAGCGCGGAACGTGCGGAAGAAGCGTGGGATCGTGAAATTGGCTATTGGAAGCGTAAGTTGCGGGGTTACCGGCCGGTCAGGCTGGCGCCGACAGTGCATCATCGCGGCGGAGCAACAACGAACGGAGCGATCGTCTCGCGCCTGCTGCCGAAGGACATGACAAATGCCCTGAAATCGTTCAACGAAAAGTACGGCGGAACGATGTTCAGCACTGCGTTCGCGGCTTGCGCTGCAATACTCCACCGACACACCGGCGCGACTAATATCGCGATGTGGACTCCGCTCGCGGGCCGAAGCCTCACCGAACTTGAGAATCTGGTCGGGCTGTTTGTCAACCAGATCGCCCTGCGGCTCGATCTTTCGGGCGACCCGGGATTTGACCAACTGGCTGCTCATGCCCGGGACGAGGTATGGGATGCGCTCGGTCATCAGGTTGTTCCATTCGAGAGCGTCATCGCTGAGCTACCGGAGGACGACAGACCGCGAAACGGGCAATTTTGCTCCGTCAATTTCGTCTGCCAGCGCGCATTTGGCGGCGCCGTCAATTCCGAGTTTGATTTTGCAGGAGTGCGTGTTTCGCCGATTCCGTCGAAGTCTCCGGGAGCTCTCTATGATCTCAACTTCTTCCTTGTCGAAAGGGCTGAAGGGTGGCGTCTGTCGCTTGAGTACGACACGGATCTCTACACCGAAGCCACGGCAAATCTGCTGGTCGAAGGCATGGTGCAGATTCTTCAAGCGGTCGCCGTAGATTCTTCCCTGAAGCTTTCCACACTGACTGCCGTCCATCCCGCCGATTCGGAACCATCCACGGCGCCAGGGCACGAAGGGGTCGTCGTATCGTTGGCAGAGCCAGAGGAATCGGCGCTTGCGGATGACAGCTGCGAGCTGCCGGCAAGCGTCAGTCAACTCAGATTCTGGAATCTATCGAGGTTGCGGCCTGATAGCGCCGCGTTCAACATGCCTGCCTCGGTTCGAATTGCAGGCCCACTCTCGATCGACCTTCTCCAAAAGAGCCTGACGTCACTCGTCGAGAGGCACGAAGGCCTTCGCACGACCTTCAGGGAGGCCGAAGGCGAACTGAAGCAGATCATATCGAGCCGAACAGACTGCGAGCTTCACTTCTCCGATCTGAGCGAGATGTCGCAGCAGGCGGATTTCGAAGTTGGGGATCTTCTGCGCGAAGAGGCACAAGAGCCATTTGATCTCGAACGTGGACCTCTTGCAAGAGCGCTCCTGCTTCGTCTCGGTCCTGAGGACCACGTGCTCGCAATCACCGTACACCACATCATTTCTGACGGTTGGTCGCAAAGCATTCTACAGCGAGAGATCTGGGTGACGTACGAAGCGCTCGTAACGGGCCGGCAGCCCGTCCTTGCGCCCATACCAATTCAGTACGCTGATTTTGCGGTCTGGCAGCGCGATTGGCTTAACTCTGAAGAAGCCAATGGGCATCTTTCCTACTGGATGAAGTCGCTCACTGGGCCGCTTCCCGTGTTGGATTTTCCGACCGATCACCCGCCGGGACAGCGCCAGCAGGTCCGCGGTGCGATAGAACGGCTCTGCTTGCCTGCCGATCTGACCGAGCAGCTGAAGGACCGGAGCCGCGCGGCAAACGTAACGATGTACATGCTAACCTTGGCGGCATTCGCGGTGTTGTTGGAGCGCTACACCGGTCAGCAAGATCTGACGATCGGCTCCCCAAGTGCAAACCGAAGCACCCAGACGGAGAACGTCATCGGGCCGTTTTCGGGACCGATCGCCATTCGGCTCAATCTGGGCGGTCAGGAGAAACTGAGCGATGCGCTGAGGCACGCCAGCCAACTGATCATGGATGCACTTGACCACGCGACCTTTCCGTTTGAAAGCATTATGGCCAAACTCAAGATGCGGTCGGTTCGTGGCAGAAACCCTCTCTTTCAATTCTACTTTCTCTACCAATCGGCATTTCTTCAGCGTCGCGAGGCGGGCGGCCTGGCCATTACACCGATTCCGACGACCAGCGTCGGCAATCCGTTCGAGTTGCAACTCGCGATCATCGAGCGCGAAGGGAGCGTGTGGCTGAACCTCGAATACGATCGAGGTCTGTTCGAAGCTACATCGATACGTAACATTCTTTCGTTCTATCAATCGATACTCGAAGAGATTGCAAAGAATCCAGGCAAGCGGATTGTTGATCTGACGCCGCCGCTCGTCCCGCGACCGTCGATGTCGGTCGAGACGACCTCGTCGGGGCGGACAGATTATCTTGCGCCGCGCAATCCATGCGAGGCTAAGCTGGCGGCCATATGGGAGAGGCTGTTCGACTTGCCAAAAGTCGGGGTCAGCGACGATTTCTTCGATCTGGGCGGGCACTCGCTGCTGGCAGCATCGTTGATCGGCGAGATCAAGAAAGAATTCGGCGTAAAGATTGATCTCTCAAAGTTGCTCGTCGACCGCACCATCGAGCAGATCGCCGCCGCGATAGCCGGGGAGGATGAAGGCCCGCGCTCGTCCTTGATTCCTCTTCGGGCGTCCGGGACAAGGGCGCCGCTATTTTGCGTACACGGTGGTGGTGGCCATGTGCTTGGCTATGAAGAGCTTGCCAAGGCGCTTCCTCACGATCAGCCGGTGTACGGACTGGCGTCGCCAGAGCTCGACGGCGCTCAGAAAGCGATGACCATCGATGAGCTGGCGAGATTTTACAACAGCGAGATAAGGCGTCTGCAGGCGAAGGGGCCATATCGGATATGCGGCTATTCGTTCGGCGGAGTCGTCGCATTCGAGATGGCGAAGCAGTTGATCGAGGAAGGGGAGGAAGTGCCCATCCTTGTGATGCTGGATACGGGCAATAGGGGATATTATAGGCACCTGCCGTTCAAGGAATGGTGCCGCTTCTGGAGCGTTCGGTGCGTTGATCGCGTGAGGCGATACTATCGCAGGATAGCGGACCACCGGGTCGACGTCGCTCTCTCCAGCGCATTCTTCTTTGTCAGAAAGAACCTACATCTGCGACTGTGGACGCTAACACGGCGTTTCGCTCGCCTGGCAAACCGGCCGATGCCGGTTCAACTGCGCGACAATCAGACGATGTTCAAGGCTTTGGCGAGATCGTATGAACCTGCGCCAATCCCGGCGCGGATTGTCCTTTTCCGGGTCGACGAGCGGGATCCGGAATATAGCCTCAATGAATCTTTGGGCTGGGAGCTGGTCGCACTGAAGGGCGTGAGCGTCAACTACGTCGCCGGGGACCATCTGTCGTTCATGCACGAGCCACATGTTTCGAAAGTGGCGGAACGGCTGGAGGAATATCTTGGCTAG
- a CDS encoding TIGR04325 family methyltransferase: MSKLPAPLQYLLSARPVLFVRGMMGHLLALFRSSYLRHRGAYATFDEAAAAVRSGALVGYNNDEVVMHSLEYMSELKLEDYPILFWLNRLAPETILDAGGHLGTKYRAFGRHLELRGRVDWVIYDLPAIVRAGRRFLDEGKLSGPTFIDDLAKARETDVLLASGLLQYLDVPFDAFLKKLPSLPRHLLLNKVQTREGPTVVTLENFECAEIPYQIRNRAEFLASLDKLGYDIVDEWSIPSLCRTIQTHPHLGRSSSRGYYARLRLV; this comes from the coding sequence ATGTCCAAGTTGCCCGCACCATTGCAGTATCTTCTTTCCGCGCGCCCGGTTCTCTTTGTTCGAGGCATGATGGGGCATCTGCTCGCCCTGTTCAGATCATCGTATCTCAGGCATCGCGGCGCGTATGCGACATTTGACGAGGCCGCTGCGGCGGTTCGGAGCGGCGCACTTGTCGGCTACAACAACGACGAAGTTGTCATGCACTCCTTGGAGTACATGTCGGAACTCAAGCTCGAAGACTACCCGATTCTGTTCTGGCTAAATCGTCTTGCACCGGAGACCATTCTCGACGCCGGCGGTCACCTGGGGACCAAATACCGGGCCTTCGGCAGGCACCTGGAACTGAGAGGAAGGGTCGATTGGGTCATCTATGACTTGCCCGCGATCGTCCGAGCTGGACGCCGCTTTTTGGACGAAGGGAAATTGAGTGGACCTACGTTCATAGATGATCTGGCCAAGGCTCGGGAAACCGACGTTCTCCTCGCCTCGGGCTTGCTGCAATATCTCGATGTCCCCTTTGACGCCTTTCTCAAAAAGTTGCCATCGTTGCCGCGTCATCTGCTTCTCAACAAGGTTCAAACCCGTGAAGGCCCAACGGTCGTGACACTTGAAAACTTCGAGTGCGCGGAGATCCCGTATCAGATTCGCAACAGGGCGGAGTTCCTCGCCAGCCTCGACAAGCTCGGGTACGACATCGTCGACGAATGGTCGATTCCAAGCTTGTGCAGGACAATTCAGACCCACCCGCATTTGGGCCGCTCGTCCAGCCGTGGCTATTATGCAAGATTGCGGTTGGTCTAG
- a CDS encoding alpha/beta hydrolase family protein, protein MRIWELSAGIVLIAYVIYALSPYRNDYPWLAYLPFLCIPIVALHVQFEGPRWEMAPIYFTFVASVYQEMTAQRTMDIQTHYIVASFGLCCIGAGILLSTSFPVFQLPAPRGPYAVGTSIRHLVDRTRVELAQPDFPRELMVQIWYPADETPKGRRAAYQDRATTTFWNARFSLVRTHSVVDAAVAGANGRYPVILYVPSWNGMRTENTHLAEELASQGYVVVGIDHPYSSFSTVFPDGRVIASRLLDEEFFRTDASFDRFLKTAETEVRNRAEDARFVLSALERLDAADQTDPIAHRLDLDHVGIFGFSLGGGVAAQTCWLDRRFKACLNMDGLMAGESFKSGAIAPLFFMSEVDPSPPPYPTDISPAKRREKELYWEQFAQARELFSTFGGYWLTIDRAKHFNFSDYAFSSPLHLFSRSGNIDPETAARTIGQHTLAFFEFYLKGNPRPLADEPDSNGTDFRFERAISHVEAKP, encoded by the coding sequence ATGCGCATTTGGGAGCTTTCTGCGGGCATCGTGCTGATCGCTTATGTCATTTACGCACTTTCGCCGTATCGCAACGATTATCCTTGGCTGGCCTATCTTCCGTTCCTGTGCATTCCAATCGTCGCGCTTCATGTCCAGTTCGAAGGGCCCCGGTGGGAGATGGCCCCGATCTATTTCACGTTCGTGGCCAGCGTATATCAGGAAATGACGGCTCAGCGGACGATGGACATCCAGACGCATTATATCGTCGCGTCGTTCGGATTGTGCTGCATTGGTGCCGGCATTCTCCTGAGTACGAGTTTCCCTGTATTCCAACTTCCAGCGCCGAGAGGCCCTTACGCTGTCGGTACCAGCATTCGACATCTGGTTGACCGAACTCGCGTGGAGCTGGCCCAGCCCGACTTTCCGCGAGAGCTGATGGTGCAGATCTGGTATCCGGCTGATGAGACACCCAAGGGTAGACGGGCAGCTTACCAGGATAGAGCCACCACCACGTTCTGGAACGCGCGCTTTTCGCTCGTGAGAACGCATTCTGTCGTTGACGCTGCTGTCGCTGGGGCGAACGGGCGCTATCCGGTCATATTATATGTACCATCGTGGAACGGTATGAGAACCGAAAACACGCATTTGGCCGAGGAGTTGGCAAGCCAAGGTTATGTGGTGGTCGGAATAGACCATCCTTACAGTTCCTTCTCTACTGTGTTTCCCGATGGCCGCGTGATTGCAAGCAGGCTGTTGGACGAAGAGTTCTTCAGGACGGATGCCTCCTTCGATCGGTTTCTGAAGACAGCCGAAACGGAAGTGCGCAACAGAGCGGAAGATGCCCGATTTGTGCTGAGTGCCTTGGAGCGGCTCGATGCCGCGGATCAGACGGATCCCATCGCGCATCGTCTCGATCTTGACCACGTTGGGATATTCGGCTTCTCCCTGGGAGGGGGAGTTGCGGCGCAGACCTGCTGGCTCGACCGGAGGTTCAAGGCATGCCTCAACATGGATGGTTTGATGGCGGGGGAATCATTTAAGAGCGGTGCGATTGCCCCATTGTTTTTCATGAGCGAGGTCGACCCAAGCCCACCGCCTTATCCTACCGATATTAGTCCGGCGAAGCGTCGCGAGAAGGAGCTGTACTGGGAACAGTTTGCTCAAGCCAGGGAGCTTTTTTCCACGTTCGGTGGATATTGGTTGACGATCGATCGAGCGAAGCATTTCAACTTTTCCGATTATGCATTTTCGTCCCCGTTGCATCTTTTCAGTCGCTCCGGGAACATCGATCCGGAGACAGCAGCCCGCACGATCGGCCAGCACACCCTTGCGTTCTTCGAGTTCTACCTGAAGGGCAATCCCCGTCCGTTGGCGGATGAACCGGATTCAAATGGAACGGACTTTCGCTTCGAAAGGGCAATATCTCATGTCGAGGCCAAGCCCTAG